The Sphingobium aromaticiconvertens genome has a segment encoding these proteins:
- a CDS encoding VOC family protein encodes MPKYLHSMIRVTDVDKSIAFFDLLGLKEVKRMESEQGRFTLVYLAAPGDEDAQVELTHNWDPEPYDGGRNFGHIAYQVENIYETCQRFMDAGITINRPPRDGHMAFVRTPDNISIELLQDGRLDPIEPWVSMPNIGVW; translated from the coding sequence TTGCCCAAATATCTGCACAGCATGATCCGTGTTACCGATGTCGACAAGAGTATCGCCTTCTTCGACCTGCTCGGCCTGAAGGAAGTCAAGCGGATGGAGAGCGAACAGGGGCGTTTCACCCTCGTCTATCTTGCCGCGCCGGGTGACGAGGATGCGCAGGTCGAACTGACCCATAATTGGGACCCGGAACCCTATGATGGGGGCCGCAATTTTGGTCATATCGCTTATCAAGTCGAAAATATCTATGAGACCTGCCAGCGGTTTATGGACGCGGGAATCACTATCAACCGCCCGCCCCGCGATGGGCACATGGCCTTCGTCCGCACGCCCGACAATATCTCCATCGAACTGTTGCAGGACGGGCGGCTGGACCCGATAGAACCCTGGGTCTCCATGCCTAATATCGGCGTCTGGTAA
- a CDS encoding SIMPL domain-containing protein — protein sequence MAIDIRDKVLLGCAAILGVGLIAGGYLLGDGLTRARAADRSVTVRGLSEKNVTADLATWSISYSANGFDLPTVRAEIDNNTRELKAYFTALGFKPTDLTPSGAGVNQYINNGVNTITITQRMLLRTTDIARAQRAVAQQFDLVRRGVTLQEGSGMRYSFTKLNDVKPTMVAAATKDARASAEQFAKDSRTSVGGIKSATQGYFSIEARDGEGDSAADTPYKKVRVVTTVDFYLN from the coding sequence ATGGCAATCGATATTCGCGACAAGGTCTTACTGGGCTGCGCGGCGATTTTGGGCGTGGGATTGATCGCAGGCGGCTATCTTCTGGGTGACGGCCTGACCCGCGCCAGGGCGGCAGACCGTTCGGTGACGGTGCGCGGCCTGTCGGAAAAGAATGTCACCGCCGACCTTGCCACCTGGTCGATCAGCTATTCGGCGAACGGCTTCGACCTGCCCACCGTGCGCGCGGAGATCGACAACAACACCCGCGAGTTGAAGGCCTATTTCACCGCACTCGGTTTCAAGCCCACCGACCTTACCCCCAGCGGCGCGGGCGTGAACCAGTATATCAATAATGGCGTCAACACGATCACCATCACCCAACGCATGTTGCTGCGGACCACTGACATCGCCCGCGCCCAGCGCGCCGTCGCGCAACAGTTCGATCTGGTCCGGCGCGGCGTCACGCTACAAGAGGGGTCGGGGATGCGCTACAGCTTCACCAAGCTGAACGATGTGAAGCCGACCATGGTCGCCGCCGCCACCAAGGACGCGCGCGCCTCCGCCGAACAGTTCGCCAAGGACAGCCGCACCAGCGTCGGCGGCATCAAGAGCGCGACGCAGGGCTATTTCTCGATCGAGGCTCGCGATGGCGAGGGCGACAGCGCCGCCGACACCCCATACAAGAAAGTGCGGGTGGTCACGACGGTCGACTTCTATCTGAATTAG
- a CDS encoding carboxylesterase/lipase family protein encodes MIGRRPFLTSTIGLMVTAASARVGAVANSVVATTHGRIRGTREGGLHVFRGVRYGQDTTRRRFMPSVPPERWSGIVDATHFAPSCPQKGKQAVTSEDCLFLNIWTPGTEGQAKRPVMLYIHGGAYSNGSVVDPLNHGDRLAARGDIVVVTVNHRLNALGYLYLAGLDPRFADSGNVGQLDLILALRWVRDNIAAFGGDPANILLFGQSGGGAKIATMMAMPAAKGLFHRAITMSGQQVTASGPINAARRTAAYLDRLGVRPTDLEPLLTMPVERLIEGLSVEDPILGGGVYMGPVLDMRWLLRHPFWPDAAPQGNAIPMMLGNTREETGAFIDPGGPIARGLNWDNLAARMAPELRMDLPPEWIVAQYRARFPDWSAERILYAATTAGRSWPGQVLEAEARARVDAPTWVYQVDFQSPTQPRRGAPHTMDIALAFGTLDAPGSFTGTGQGARAASAAVMARFLHFARAGNPDGPGLESWPQYRLDHRSTMIFDTASRVEDDPRGWERELFARVPYIQPGS; translated from the coding sequence ATGATTGGTCGTCGCCCCTTTCTGACCAGCACAATAGGTCTGATGGTGACGGCTGCATCCGCGCGGGTCGGGGCTGTGGCCAATAGCGTCGTTGCAACGACCCATGGCCGCATAAGGGGCACGCGCGAAGGCGGGCTGCATGTCTTTCGCGGGGTGCGCTATGGGCAGGATACGACGCGGCGTCGATTCATGCCGTCGGTGCCGCCCGAACGGTGGAGCGGCATTGTCGATGCCACCCACTTTGCCCCCTCCTGCCCGCAAAAGGGCAAGCAGGCCGTGACCAGCGAGGATTGCCTGTTCCTTAACATCTGGACACCGGGAACAGAGGGGCAAGCGAAGCGTCCGGTGATGCTCTATATCCATGGCGGCGCCTATTCGAACGGCAGCGTGGTCGATCCGCTGAACCATGGCGATCGGCTGGCGGCGCGCGGCGACATAGTGGTGGTGACGGTCAATCATCGCCTCAATGCCTTGGGCTATCTCTATCTCGCTGGGCTGGACCCGCGCTTTGCCGACAGTGGCAATGTGGGGCAGCTCGACCTGATCCTCGCGCTGCGTTGGGTACGGGACAATATCGCGGCTTTCGGCGGTGATCCAGCTAACATATTGCTGTTCGGCCAGTCCGGCGGGGGCGCGAAGATCGCGACGATGATGGCTATGCCTGCGGCCAAGGGCCTGTTTCACCGCGCGATCACGATGAGCGGGCAACAGGTGACGGCATCCGGCCCGATCAACGCGGCCCGCCGGACCGCCGCCTATCTCGATCGGCTGGGCGTCAGGCCGACCGATCTGGAACCACTGCTGACGATGCCGGTGGAACGGTTGATCGAGGGACTGTCGGTGGAAGACCCGATATTGGGCGGCGGCGTTTATATGGGGCCTGTGCTGGATATGCGTTGGTTGTTGCGGCACCCCTTCTGGCCCGACGCCGCGCCGCAGGGTAATGCAATCCCGATGATGTTGGGCAACACGCGTGAGGAAACCGGCGCCTTCATTGATCCCGGCGGGCCGATCGCTCGGGGCTTGAACTGGGATAATCTCGCTGCCCGAATGGCGCCGGAGTTGCGGATGGACCTGCCGCCTGAATGGATTGTCGCGCAATATCGGGCGCGCTTTCCCGACTGGTCGGCCGAACGCATCCTTTATGCCGCGACAACAGCAGGACGCAGCTGGCCGGGACAGGTGCTGGAGGCGGAGGCGCGGGCGCGCGTCGACGCGCCGACCTGGGTCTATCAGGTCGATTTCCAGTCGCCGACGCAGCCGAGACGCGGTGCGCCGCACACAATGGACATCGCGCTGGCCTTTGGCACGCTGGATGCACCCGGATCGTTTACGGGCACAGGGCAGGGCGCACGGGCCGCATCGGCAGCGGTGATGGCGCGCTTCCTGCACTTTGCGCGCGCGGGCAATCCCGACGGGCCGGGGCTGGAAAGCTGGCCCCAATATCGACTGGATCACCGCAGCACGATGATTTTCGACACGGCCAGTCGGGTGGAAGATGACCCGCGCGGATGGGAGCGCGAGCTATTCGCGCGGGTGCCCTATATTCAGCCGGGAAGTTGA
- a CDS encoding cupin domain-containing protein, translating to MSVLLTLLLAGAAPPMAIVDEKDVRKEEPNPHGQIGMSTAYRISDAVPQPRTMEFRKRILHPGSAIGLHPIAHDEVYYVLSGTGDVTSDGVTRAVGPGMAAYLYTGAQVGIRQTGKEPLALIISYPVVK from the coding sequence ATGAGTGTGCTGCTCACCCTGTTGCTTGCGGGCGCGGCGCCGCCGATGGCAATCGTCGACGAAAAGGACGTCCGGAAGGAAGAGCCGAACCCACACGGGCAGATCGGCATGAGCACCGCTTACCGTATCAGCGACGCCGTGCCCCAACCGCGCACCATGGAGTTTCGCAAGCGCATCCTGCACCCCGGCTCGGCCATCGGCCTCCACCCCATCGCGCATGACGAGGTTTATTATGTCCTGTCCGGCACCGGCGACGTGACCTCCGATGGCGTCACCCGCGCCGTGGGGCCGGGCATGGCCGCCTATCTATACACCGGTGCACAGGTGGGCATCCGACAGACCGGCAAGGAGCCGCTGGCGCTCATCATCTCCTACCCGGTGGTGAAATAG
- a CDS encoding sugar kinase: MTQKPTLAFFGELLVRLSPPDKLLLRSARSLDIHVGGAEANVAIGLASLGHATRMVSTVPDNALGQMARGALMGAGVDCTHVAAAQEGRMGLYFLTPGAGLRASDIVYDRADSSFARASEADFDWDAAFDGATHLHLSGITPALGPRSAAAALAAAKAAKQRGMTLIFDGNYRARLWEAWDSDPKAILTQLVSQADILFGNHRDMALLLDKPFHGDGSDRRREAAQAGFAAFPNLKLIASTARHVEDADRHRIAARIDTPDAAVQTDEIAVSGIVDRIGAGDAFAAGILHGILSGQNIEDAANTGLALTALKHSLPGDASLFTQPDIIAFQQDGLDVRR; the protein is encoded by the coding sequence GTGACCCAGAAGCCGACCCTTGCTTTCTTTGGTGAACTGCTGGTGCGCCTGTCGCCGCCCGACAAGCTGTTGCTGCGTTCCGCGCGCAGTCTCGACATCCATGTCGGCGGGGCGGAGGCCAATGTCGCGATCGGGCTGGCCAGCCTTGGCCATGCCACCCGCATGGTCAGCACGGTGCCCGACAATGCGCTGGGCCAGATGGCGCGCGGGGCGTTGATGGGCGCGGGGGTCGATTGCACCCATGTCGCGGCTGCGCAAGAGGGGCGGATGGGCCTTTACTTCCTGACGCCCGGCGCCGGGCTGCGGGCGTCGGACATCGTCTATGACCGGGCCGACAGCAGCTTTGCCCGCGCCAGCGAGGCGGATTTTGACTGGGACGCGGCGTTTGATGGCGCGACCCATCTCCATCTGTCGGGCATCACGCCTGCGCTGGGGCCGCGCTCCGCCGCCGCTGCGCTGGCCGCCGCCAAGGCCGCAAAGCAGCGGGGCATGACCCTGATCTTCGACGGCAATTATCGCGCGCGGCTGTGGGAAGCGTGGGACAGCGATCCCAAGGCGATCCTCACCCAACTGGTGAGCCAGGCCGACATCCTGTTCGGCAACCATCGCGACATGGCGCTGCTGCTCGACAAGCCCTTCCATGGCGACGGATCGGACCGGCGGCGCGAAGCAGCCCAAGCCGGGTTCGCGGCCTTCCCGAACCTCAAGCTGATCGCGTCCACCGCCCGCCATGTCGAGGACGCCGACCGCCACCGCATCGCCGCGCGCATCGACACGCCGGATGCGGCGGTCCAGACTGACGAAATCGCCGTCTCCGGCATCGTCGACCGGATCGGCGCGGGTGACGCCTTCGCCGCCGGCATCCTCCACGGCATCCTGTCGGGCCAGAACATCGAGGACGCCGCCAACACCGGCCTCGCGCTCACCGCCCTCAAACACTCCCTCCCCGGCGATGCCTCCCTCTTCACCCAGCCCGACATCATAGCCTTCCAGCAAGACGGCCTCGACGTCAGACGCTGA
- a CDS encoding family 43 glycosylhydrolase, whose product MTISRRTAMTGAMAGGALALVRPDMTVAASQGAGVSIDWKRGFDNQRIADLGDGRFLNPLLSGDRPDPAILKDGADYYMTFSTFDSYPGLTIWHSRDLINWQPRSAALHKNIGSVWAVSLEKHEGRYFLYIPVKASPNSIFVIHADSIDGPWSDPIDLKLHEHIDPCHAVGEDGSRWLFLSGGDRIRLSDDGLSTVGAVEHVYDPWRYPDTWDVEGFAPEGPKIHRHGGWFYMLTAVGGTAGPPTGHMVIAARSRSINGPWEQHPNNPLVHTESIHERWWSRGHASLVEGPDGSWWAVYHGYENGLWTLGRQTLLDPVEWTADDWFRMTGGDLSQPLSKPRGGKALPHGQALSDDFKRLDLGAKWNFFRPAPDEASRARVEKGALILKGRGTAPSNSSPLLLIAGDPAYEFSCDIEIAPGGTAGLLLFYDDKLYCGLGFDEQRFVTHQYGIERGRPANPHGRRMTMRVTNNRHIISFHLSGDGGRTWARFDRGMEVSGYHHNVRGGFLMLRPGLYSAGPGETRFRDFRFRAL is encoded by the coding sequence ATGACTATCAGTCGGCGGACGGCGATGACGGGGGCGATGGCGGGTGGCGCGCTTGCGTTGGTCCGTCCCGATATGACCGTTGCCGCTTCGCAAGGGGCGGGCGTATCGATCGACTGGAAACGTGGCTTCGACAATCAGCGGATCGCCGATCTGGGCGATGGCCGTTTTCTCAATCCGCTGCTGTCGGGCGATCGGCCCGACCCCGCCATTCTGAAGGACGGGGCGGATTATTACATGACCTTCTCCACCTTCGACAGCTATCCTGGGCTGACGATCTGGCACTCACGCGACCTGATCAACTGGCAACCGCGTAGCGCCGCGCTCCACAAGAATATCGGGTCGGTCTGGGCGGTCAGCCTGGAAAAGCATGAGGGCCGCTATTTCCTTTACATTCCGGTCAAGGCCAGCCCCAACAGCATCTTCGTCATCCATGCCGACAGTATCGACGGGCCATGGAGCGACCCCATCGACCTCAAGCTGCACGAGCATATCGACCCCTGCCATGCGGTGGGGGAGGATGGCAGCCGCTGGCTGTTTCTGTCGGGCGGCGATCGCATCCGCCTTTCCGACGATGGCCTGTCGACCGTTGGCGCGGTCGAGCATGTGTACGATCCGTGGCGCTATCCCGACACCTGGGATGTCGAGGGGTTCGCGCCGGAAGGACCGAAGATCCACCGCCATGGCGGCTGGTTCTACATGCTGACCGCCGTGGGCGGCACGGCTGGGCCACCGACCGGCCATATGGTCATCGCCGCGCGTTCGCGTTCGATCAACGGGCCGTGGGAACAGCATCCCAATAACCCGCTGGTCCATACGGAAAGCATCCATGAGCGCTGGTGGTCACGCGGCCACGCCAGTCTGGTCGAGGGGCCGGATGGCAGTTGGTGGGCGGTCTATCATGGCTATGAAAACGGCCTGTGGACACTGGGGCGGCAAACGCTGCTGGACCCGGTGGAATGGACGGCGGACGATTGGTTCCGCATGACCGGCGGCGACCTGTCACAGCCACTGTCCAAACCGCGCGGCGGCAAAGCTCTGCCCCATGGTCAGGCCCTGTCGGATGATTTCAAGCGGCTGGATCTGGGGGCCAAGTGGAACTTCTTCCGCCCCGCACCGGACGAGGCCAGCCGCGCGCGCGTAGAAAAGGGCGCGCTGATATTGAAGGGACGGGGGACAGCACCCAGCAATTCCTCTCCTCTGCTGTTGATCGCGGGCGACCCGGCCTATGAATTTTCCTGCGATATAGAGATTGCGCCGGGCGGCACGGCGGGCCTGCTGCTTTTCTACGACGACAAACTCTATTGCGGCCTCGGCTTTGACGAGCAGCGCTTCGTCACCCATCAATATGGCATAGAGCGCGGCCGTCCCGCCAATCCCCATGGCCGCCGGATGACGATGCGGGTCACGAACAACCGCCATATCATCTCCTTCCACCTGAGCGGCGATGGCGGCAGGACATGGGCACGGTTCGACCGGGGAATGGAAGTGTCAGGCTATCACCACAATGTTCGCGGCGGCTTCCTGATGCTGCGACCTGGCCTCTATTCGGCGGGGCCGGGCGAGACGCGGTTTCGGGATTTCCGGTTCAGGGCGTTGTGA
- a CDS encoding pectate lyase family protein encodes MMRKRSPLILSLLAMSCAIPALAKAPATTPMAFPGAVGWAASTPGGRGGRIIRVTTLAADGPGSFKAALNAKGPRIIVFEVAGVIDMGRQALSLTEPFVTIAGQTAPSPDITLIRTGIDVATHDVIIRHIRVRTGVDGQPKLSGWEADAMSTVKAHNVVIDHCTFTWAIDENMSASGPRFDGKTPEEWRRNTSHAITFSYNLAAEGLAEASHPKGEHSKGTLIHDNASEILIYRNIYAHNKERNPLVKGGAQVELVNNILYDPGERAVHYNLMALEWGDNPYQNGKLSAVGNVLRGGPSTEPGMPFLMLGGDGDLDYYGKDNIAVDQWGKPLPMFGRYGETRAKLNEVSAPPVWWAGTQILPTRDVETHVLAHAGARPWDRDADDLRVLFFVAEGRGEILNDEKQVGGYPKMATTRAPFVEANWNLDTMEPKSGRYPGQKAEIAEHLSDRDKMMRQGEKP; translated from the coding sequence ATGATGCGTAAACGCTCGCCGCTGATCCTGTCGCTGCTGGCCATGAGCTGTGCAATACCCGCGCTCGCAAAGGCGCCTGCCACGACACCCATGGCCTTCCCCGGCGCCGTCGGCTGGGCAGCGAGCACGCCGGGCGGGCGGGGCGGACGGATCATCCGCGTGACTACGCTGGCCGCAGACGGCCCCGGCAGCTTCAAGGCCGCGCTGAACGCAAAAGGGCCGCGCATCATCGTGTTCGAGGTCGCAGGCGTGATCGACATGGGGCGACAGGCACTCAGCCTCACCGAACCTTTCGTCACTATCGCTGGCCAGACGGCCCCCTCCCCCGACATCACCCTGATCCGCACCGGCATCGACGTCGCCACCCACGACGTCATCATCCGTCATATCCGGGTTCGCACGGGCGTCGATGGACAACCCAAATTAAGTGGCTGGGAAGCTGACGCCATGTCGACGGTGAAGGCGCATAATGTCGTCATCGACCATTGCACCTTCACCTGGGCGATCGACGAGAATATGTCCGCCTCCGGCCCGCGCTTCGATGGGAAAACGCCCGAGGAGTGGCGGCGTAACACGTCCCACGCCATCACCTTTTCCTATAATCTGGCGGCGGAGGGTCTGGCCGAGGCGAGCCACCCAAAGGGCGAGCATAGCAAGGGCACACTGATCCACGACAATGCCAGCGAGATCCTGATCTATCGCAACATCTATGCACACAACAAGGAACGCAACCCACTGGTAAAGGGCGGCGCGCAGGTCGAGCTGGTCAACAATATCCTTTACGACCCGGGCGAGCGGGCCGTGCATTATAACCTGATGGCGCTGGAATGGGGGGATAATCCCTATCAGAATGGCAAGCTGTCGGCGGTTGGCAATGTGCTTCGTGGTGGCCCCTCGACCGAGCCGGGCATGCCGTTCCTCATGCTGGGCGGGGATGGCGACCTCGATTATTATGGCAAGGACAATATTGCCGTCGACCAGTGGGGCAAGCCGCTGCCGATGTTTGGCCGCTACGGCGAAACCCGCGCGAAACTGAACGAGGTGTCGGCCCCGCCGGTCTGGTGGGCAGGCACCCAAATCCTGCCGACGCGCGACGTCGAAACCCATGTTCTGGCTCATGCCGGCGCACGCCCGTGGGATCGTGATGCCGACGACCTGCGCGTCCTGTTCTTCGTGGCTGAGGGACGCGGCGAGATATTGAACGATGAAAAACAGGTCGGCGGCTATCCGAAGATGGCGACGACCCGCGCGCCGTTCGTGGAGGCCAACTGGAACCTGGACACGATGGAGCCGAAATCCGGTCGCTATCCGGGACAGAAGGCAGAGATCGCCGAACATCTGTCGGATCGGGACAAAATGATGCGCCAAGGGGAAAAACCATGA
- the kduD gene encoding 2-dehydro-3-deoxy-D-gluconate 5-dehydrogenase KduD, producing the protein MTNPFDLSGKVAVVTGANTGIGQAIALALAGAGADIACVGRTPAEDTVTQARALGRRAEIVSADLSSIEPVNRIIDETVEKLGRIDILVNNAGIIRRADSIDFTEEDWDAVIDTNLKSVFFLAQAAARQMLAQGSGKIINIASMLTFQGGIRVPSYTASKSGIGGLTKLLANEWSARGINVNAIAPGYIATNNTTALQADEVRNKSIVDRIPAGRWGKASDLGGAAVFLASSASDYVDGHILAVDGGWLAR; encoded by the coding sequence ATGACCAATCCCTTTGATCTTTCCGGCAAGGTGGCCGTCGTCACCGGCGCCAACACCGGCATTGGCCAGGCGATCGCGCTGGCGCTCGCCGGGGCTGGCGCGGACATTGCCTGTGTGGGCCGCACGCCTGCTGAAGACACCGTGACGCAGGCCCGCGCGCTGGGCCGCCGGGCAGAGATCGTCTCGGCCGACCTGTCGAGCATCGAGCCTGTGAACCGCATCATCGACGAGACGGTAGAGAAGCTGGGTCGCATCGACATATTGGTCAACAATGCCGGGATCATTCGCCGCGCCGACAGCATCGACTTCACCGAGGAAGACTGGGACGCGGTGATCGACACCAATTTGAAGAGCGTCTTCTTCCTGGCGCAGGCCGCGGCCAGGCAGATGCTGGCCCAAGGCTCCGGCAAGATCATCAACATCGCCTCGATGCTGACCTTTCAGGGCGGCATCCGCGTGCCCAGCTATACCGCGTCCAAGAGCGGGATCGGCGGCCTGACCAAGCTGCTGGCCAATGAATGGTCGGCCAGGGGCATCAATGTGAATGCGATCGCGCCCGGCTATATCGCCACCAACAACACCACCGCCTTGCAGGCCGATGAGGTCCGCAATAAGTCCATCGTCGACCGCATCCCGGCGGGCCGCTGGGGCAAGGCGTCCGATCTGGGCGGCGCGGCGGTGTTTCTTGCGTCGTCCGCGTCGGACTATGTCGATGGGCATATTCTTGCCGTCGACGGCGGCTGGCTGGCGCGTTAA
- a CDS encoding TonB-dependent receptor, giving the protein MGASFAVIALALPTQALAQSAQTADTTATQASGEGEVADIVVTGFRQSLGAAINLKRESVGSVDAIVAEDIAKFPDQNLAESLQRIPGISIQRDGGEGRAITVRGLGAQFTRVRVNGLETVATSTDGASSNRDRSFDFNVFASELFSSLVVHKTAEASLDEGSLGAVVDLNTGNPLGGKYGLTLVGSATAAYNDLSKNWGPRFAGIASWKSADGRFGVALSAAYSKQNNVELGNNSVRWAQARFDSVDSTNCWTQPNSGGTYIASAACNAAALSFHPRIPRYGEVGHDRERLGLTASVQFAPSDSTKISVDGLYSRFKETREEKWGEVLLRSNERSINIVNPVYDSNNNMISATLNDAWVRTEHYLRKSRTEFYQLGATWDQDVSDTFRFTLLGGFSKSDADIPVETTMVFDDRDAQGYGYDYSNRNQPKLTFGTSVTDPANFQLAEIRDRPSNTTNRFKTAQLRTEWDLTEGFTVKAGGMWRKFDFDAVAYQRDTAVCGNGGRDLVLGTITCSPTSLFGPTAVYGFQATPALSELFTLGRAGQPAGTTTQWLIPNLDAATDFTKLYDRPLTLDVGNNRSVTEEVTGGYLQFDAKGDFLGLDYALNAGIRYARTGQTSTGINGTTEVTIKRSYEDWLPAVNLALFPMRDVVIRAAVADVVTRPSLGSLTPGGSADGFQYRVSFGNPQLDPYRATSYDLAVEWYFAPQSIFSVALFKKDVQSFPVSTSISNATFTETGLPASVLVSSSPAALNPAQQSLPIWTIATTINGTGASLKGAEIALQMPFSFLPGIFKNFGMIANATFIDSDADYNVQGPAVVPGGGLVSGIRTNTLFGVSKRAYNGTLYYEDAKFSARVSASYRSAYADQNSATGNVFEGYNSTVNVDAAVRYKLTDWVELSLEGINLTDEYRDRYTDLDANRNYEYNHFGRTFQIGARFKM; this is encoded by the coding sequence ATGGGTGCGTCTTTCGCGGTGATCGCGCTGGCGCTGCCCACTCAGGCATTGGCGCAGAGCGCGCAAACGGCCGATACAACAGCTACGCAGGCAAGTGGTGAAGGCGAAGTCGCCGATATCGTCGTAACCGGCTTCCGCCAATCGCTGGGGGCCGCCATCAACCTGAAGCGCGAATCGGTTGGGTCGGTCGACGCGATCGTGGCGGAGGACATCGCTAAATTCCCCGATCAGAACCTGGCTGAATCGCTTCAGCGTATTCCCGGCATCTCGATCCAGCGCGATGGCGGCGAAGGCCGCGCCATTACCGTGCGCGGACTGGGCGCGCAGTTCACCCGTGTTCGCGTCAATGGGTTGGAAACGGTTGCCACATCGACTGACGGCGCCAGTTCCAACCGCGATCGCTCCTTCGATTTCAACGTGTTTGCGTCGGAACTGTTCAGCTCTCTGGTGGTGCACAAGACAGCCGAAGCCAGCCTTGACGAAGGCTCTTTGGGCGCGGTGGTCGATCTCAACACCGGCAATCCGCTGGGTGGTAAATATGGGCTGACGCTCGTCGGTTCGGCTACAGCCGCCTATAATGACCTGTCGAAAAACTGGGGGCCGCGCTTTGCCGGTATTGCCTCGTGGAAGTCGGCGGATGGCCGCTTTGGCGTTGCCTTGTCGGCCGCCTATTCCAAGCAGAATAATGTCGAACTGGGCAATAACAGTGTGCGATGGGCACAGGCGCGCTTTGATTCCGTCGACAGCACCAATTGCTGGACCCAGCCCAATTCGGGCGGAACCTATATCGCCAGCGCGGCCTGCAACGCCGCCGCGCTTTCCTTCCACCCGCGCATTCCTCGCTATGGCGAGGTGGGGCATGATCGTGAACGGCTGGGCCTGACCGCATCGGTTCAGTTCGCGCCCAGCGACAGCACGAAAATTTCGGTCGATGGCCTCTATTCGCGATTCAAGGAAACCCGCGAAGAGAAATGGGGCGAAGTGCTCCTGCGCTCCAACGAGCGGTCGATCAACATCGTCAATCCTGTCTATGACAGCAACAATAATATGATCTCGGCGACGCTGAACGACGCATGGGTGCGGACCGAACATTATCTGCGCAAGTCCCGCACGGAATTCTATCAGCTTGGTGCAACCTGGGATCAGGATGTAAGCGATACGTTCCGCTTCACCCTGTTGGGCGGTTTTTCCAAGTCGGACGCCGATATCCCGGTCGAAACCACTATGGTGTTCGATGACCGCGATGCGCAGGGCTACGGCTATGACTATAGCAACAGGAACCAGCCCAAGCTGACGTTCGGGACCAGTGTCACCGACCCTGCCAATTTTCAGCTTGCCGAAATCCGTGATCGCCCGTCCAACACCACTAACCGGTTCAAGACGGCGCAATTGCGGACCGAGTGGGACTTGACCGAAGGTTTCACCGTCAAGGCAGGCGGAATGTGGCGCAAGTTCGATTTCGACGCCGTCGCCTATCAGCGCGATACCGCCGTGTGCGGTAACGGCGGCAGGGATCTGGTGCTGGGCACCATCACCTGCTCACCCACCAGCCTGTTTGGGCCAACGGCGGTCTATGGTTTCCAGGCGACGCCGGCGCTCAGCGAACTGTTCACCCTGGGACGGGCTGGTCAGCCCGCGGGCACGACCACCCAATGGCTGATCCCCAATCTGGACGCGGCCACTGACTTCACCAAATTATATGATCGACCGCTGACGCTGGATGTCGGCAATAACCGATCCGTGACGGAAGAAGTGACCGGCGGTTATCTTCAGTTCGATGCGAAGGGCGATTTTCTGGGTCTGGACTATGCGCTGAACGCGGGCATCCGTTATGCGCGAACGGGGCAGACATCGACCGGCATCAACGGCACGACTGAAGTCACCATCAAGCGCAGCTATGAAGACTGGCTGCCGGCGGTAAATCTGGCGCTGTTCCCGATGCGCGATGTCGTCATCCGCGCGGCGGTCGCCGATGTCGTGACCCGTCCGTCGCTGGGCAGCCTGACGCCGGGTGGATCGGCCGATGGCTTTCAATATCGCGTGAGCTTCGGCAATCCGCAGCTCGATCCTTATCGGGCGACATCCTATGATCTGGCGGTTGAATGGTATTTCGCGCCGCAGTCGATTTTCTCGGTCGCCCTGTTCAAGAAGGATGTGCAGAGCTTCCCGGTTTCCACATCCATTTCCAACGCCACCTTCACAGAAACTGGCCTGCCCGCCTCCGTGCTGGTCAGCAGTTCTCCTGCGGCGCTCAACCCCGCGCAGCAGTCACTGCCGATCTGGACGATCGCGACAACGATCAACGGCACGGGCGCCTCGCTCAAGGGGGCGGAAATTGCGTTGCAGATGCCCTTCTCCTTCCTGCCGGGCATCTTCAAGAATTTCGGCATGATCGCGAACGCTACCTTCATCGATTCCGATGCTGACTATAACGTGCAGGGTCCAGCCGTCGTGCCGGGTGGCGGGCTGGTTTCGGGCATACGGACGAACACGCTCTTTGGTGTGTCGAAGCGTGCCTATAACGGCACCCTCTATTATGAGGATGCGAAGTTCAGCGCCCGCGTTTCGGCCAGCTATCGTAGCGCCTATGCGGATCAGAACAGCGCCACCGGCAATGTGTTCGAGGGGTATAACAGCACCGTGAACGTGGATGCCGCGGTCCGCTACAAGCTGACGGACTGGGTTGAGCTTTCGCTGGAAGGGATCAACCTGACCGACGAATATCGCGATCGCTACACCGATCTCGATGCCAACCGGAACTATGAATATAATCATTTTGGCCGCACCTTTCAGATCGGCGCGCGCTTCAAAATGTAG